One Coprobacter fastidiosus genomic window, TATTTTTTCGATTTTGTCCCGTTCGTCATCCCGGACCTTTACCGTAAGGTCGAATGACCGTCCGTTTTCGTATACTTGAGATACAACTTCCCCGGCTAATGCAATATCGATGAATTCGGTAAATTCGGGCAGTGTGATGCCGTATTTGGCAAGCATGTCGCGTTTCGGATTAATTTTAAGTTGTGGGCGTTCGATTTGCTGTTCTACATTCAGATCGACGACTCCTTTGACATCTTTTATTGCCGCTTTTATTTGGTTGCCCAAAGAAAACATTTTGTTCAGATCATCACCGAACAGCTTGATTGCGATTTTTGCTTGCGTTCCGGATAGCATGGCATCGATACGGTGAGATATCGGTTGCCCTATTTCTACGTTTACTCCGGGCAAACTTCCCAATTTCTCTCGGATGTCGGCAATCATTTCTTCATGAGAACGTTCTCCCCGTTCATAAGGAGCTTCTATTTCAGAAACGTTTACCCCTAAGGCATGTTCATCCAGTTCTGCACGTCCGGTTTTTCGGGCTACAGTTTTGATTTCGGGGACAGATAACAGTAATTGTTCTGCCCTCTGTCCGATTCGATCCGATTCTTCAAGAGAAATTCCCGGTAACGTACTGATATTTATGGTAAACGAACCTTCGTTGAACGGAGGTAGAAAACTTCGTCCTAATGTGAAGAATAGTGCCAAAGAAACGATGAATAATCCGATAGTCGATCCTAAAACCGCTTTTTTGTGGTGTAAAGTCCACACTAAAGCACGTTCATATACCTGTTTCAGATTTCGAGCGACCCACGGTTCACGGGAGAGTTTTTTATCATTTTTCTTGTCGGTCAGCAGGTAACTGCAAAGTACCGGAGTCAGGGTAAGAGCTACTACTGTAGAAGCAAATAGAGCTATGATAAATGAAATACCGAGAGGCATCAACATTCGTCCTTCCATACCGCTTAAAAAGAATAGGGGAACAAAGCTGACGATAATGATGAGTGTTGAGTTGAGTATCGGCATACGTACTTCTTTGGATGCTTCGAAAATTACATCTATCGGACGTTTGCGTTCGTTTTCCGGTAACAGGCGGTTTTCTCGTAATCGTTTATATACATTTTCTACATCGACTATCGCATCATCGACCAGAGAGCCGATTGCAATTGCCATACCTCCCAGACTCATCGTGTTTATAGTAAGTCCCATAAAGTGAAGAGTCAGTATCGATACTAATAAGGAAAGGGGCAAGGCAACTAAAGATATAACGGTAGTCCTTAAATTCATTAAGAAAAAGAATAAAACGATTATGACGAAAACAGAACCTTCGAACAGAGATTTTTGTATGTTATCGATCGAATTGTCGATAAAACGGGATTGCCGGAATACATCGGTGGAGATGTGAATATCTGCCGGCAAATTTTTTTGTAATTCTGCAACGGACTGATCTAGTTTTTCTGTCAGTTCGAGCGTACTGGTATTCGGTTGTTTGGTAACCGTGATCAATACGGCAGGTTCTCCTTTCTCCGAAGCCATACCGAGTTTGGGCGCTTTGTTTCCGATTTGAATGTCTGCAATGTCTTCAAGTAGAACCGGGATTCCGTTTATTGTCTTTACTACTGCTTTAGACAGCTCATCTATATGATTTGTTGAAACTATACCTCTGACGATATATTCGTTACTGAATTCGTATAATATACCACCATTTGCATTTTGATTCATATTCCGGGTCGTGTTCATGACCTCGTTCAGTCCTATGCCGTAATGTTTCATGCGGGCCGGGTCGAGCAATATCTGGTATTCTTTGATTTCACCTCCGATAACTGTTACTTGGGCGACACCACCAGTGGAGAGAAGTCTTGGTCTGATTACCCAGTCGGCCAAAGTACGTAAATCCTGTAAAGACGTAGAATCGGATGTAATGCCGAGTATCATGACTTCTCCCAATATAGAAGATTGCGGTCCGAGAGTAGGAGTCCCGACATTTGCCGGTAAGCTTTCACTCATTACTGCCAATTTTTCGGAAGTAATCTGGCGAGCTCGATATATGTCCGTGCCCCAGTTGAATTCTACCCATACGACAGAGAACCCTGTCGTGGAGGAGGAGCGCACGCGGCGTACGTCTGTAGCCCCGTTAACAGCCGTTTCTACCGGAAAAGTAACGAGGCGTTCTACTTCTTCAGGGGCCATGCCCGGAGCTTCGGTCATAATTACGACCGTAGGGGCATTCAGGTCGGGAAATACATCCACTTCCATTTTCATGGCAGTATAACTGCCGGTAAAAAATAAAAGTATGGCTGCAAAAAGTATTAATAACCTGTTATGCAGCGAATAACTGATAATTTTATTTAGCATAATCTGTTCCTCTTGTTAATGGCTGTGAGAATGACCTTCGGGAATAATGCTGCTGTTTGCCGCAAGTTTTACTTGGTAAGCGCCTTTGGTTACGACACGGTCTCCGGGTTTTATTCCTGAAAGGATTTGTACTTCTTTCCCGTCATTGACTCCGAGAGTAACTTCTTGTTTTTTGTATCCTTCTTTATCGAGTTGGAGATATACGAAATAACTTCCTTGCTCTTCGGTGAGGGCTGTTACCGGAACAGTTATTACATTATTTATATTTCCGGATAAAAGAAAGACTTCGACATAAGATCCGGGTATAATGTCTCCCTTATTGTCGAATTCGAATATGACCGGAAGATAAAAAGACCCGTTGTCGGAGGAGCGTCCGTATGATTTTAATTTTCCATTGAGGCTTTCTAATGTATAGACTTTGTCATCATACGGAGTTTTAAAATGGGCGGAGGTTAGTGTCGGAAGGAATTG contains:
- a CDS encoding efflux RND transporter permease subunit; translated protein: MLNKIISYSLHNRLLILFAAILLFFTGSYTAMKMEVDVFPDLNAPTVVIMTEAPGMAPEEVERLVTFPVETAVNGATDVRRVRSSSTTGFSVVWVEFNWGTDIYRARQITSEKLAVMSESLPANVGTPTLGPQSSILGEVMILGITSDSTSLQDLRTLADWVIRPRLLSTGGVAQVTVIGGEIKEYQILLDPARMKHYGIGLNEVMNTTRNMNQNANGGILYEFSNEYIVRGIVSTNHIDELSKAVVKTINGIPVLLEDIADIQIGNKAPKLGMASEKGEPAVLITVTKQPNTSTLELTEKLDQSVAELQKNLPADIHISTDVFRQSRFIDNSIDNIQKSLFEGSVFVIIVLFFFLMNLRTTVISLVALPLSLLVSILTLHFMGLTINTMSLGGMAIAIGSLVDDAIVDVENVYKRLRENRLLPENERKRPIDVIFEASKEVRMPILNSTLIIIVSFVPLFFLSGMEGRMLMPLGISFIIALFASTVVALTLTPVLCSYLLTDKKNDKKLSREPWVARNLKQVYERALVWTLHHKKAVLGSTIGLFIVSLALFFTLGRSFLPPFNEGSFTINISTLPGISLEESDRIGQRAEQLLLSVPEIKTVARKTGRAELDEHALGVNVSEIEAPYERGERSHEEMIADIREKLGSLPGVNVEIGQPISHRIDAMLSGTQAKIAIKLFGDDLNKMFSLGNQIKAAIKDVKGVVDLNVEQQIERPQLKINPKRDMLAKYGITLPEFTEFIDIALAGEVVSQVYENGRSFDLTVKVRDDERDKIEKIANLMIDANGTKIPLSYVADISSSSGPNTINRENVKRKIVISANVADRDLHGVVKDIQEKINATIKLPEDYHIEYGGQFESEQAASRTLLLTSMISVLVIFLLLYHEFRNAKQSGIILLNLPLALIGGVIMLKLTSGEISIPAIIGFISLFGIATRNGMLLVSHYNHLQNEGYNLKDTIIHGSLDRLNPILMTALSSALALIPLAIGGDLPGNEIQSPMAKVILGGLLSSTLLNAFIVPIVYQIMNHKKSDL